ATCGCGGCCATCAAGTACGCTTGACGGCAATGCATTGGCGAAACCGCGCTGGGCTTCAACAAGAGCGCGCCGCACGGCAGGCATCACTGCTACTTTCGACGCCGCCTCGCCAATAGCATGGGCTGAAAGAACGGCCTTGTCCATCTGATGAAGGTCAAGATTAAGCGCCACATCAGCTGCAATTGCTTCATCATCAAGCGGCAGCCCCTGATCGAGCAGAGCTTTCGCCACTGCACGATAGGTGAGGCCGGTATCGAGATGCGGCATGCCGTAATGAATGGCAATGCGCCGGGCAAGGGTTCCCTTGCCCGAAGCTGCTGGTCCGTCGATGGCTACGACGAAACTTGTCATTGCTGCTCGCTGACTTCGATTTTTGCACCAAGGCCGGGCATCATGGTCATGAATTCGGGGAACGAGGTTGCAATCATCGTGCTGTCATCGACCGTGACTGGCTTTTCAGCGGCCAGCCCCATGACGAGGAAGCTCATGGCAATGCGGTGATCGAGATGCGTTGCAACGGTGCCGCCTCCAAGGCCTTTGCCGTCTGGACGACCACGAACCGTCAGCGACATCTCGCCTTCGGTGCAATCGACACCATTGGCTTCAAGG
The Ochrobactrum sp. BTU1 DNA segment above includes these coding regions:
- the cmk gene encoding (d)CMP kinase; translation: MTSFVVAIDGPAASGKGTLARRIAIHYGMPHLDTGLTYRAVAKALLDQGLPLDDEAIAADVALNLDLHQMDKAVLSAHAIGEAASKVAVMPAVRRALVEAQRGFANALPSSVLDGRDIGTVVCPEADIKLFVTASPEVRAQRRFEEIVAKGGTADLDEILADLRKRDERDMNRTDSPLRPAEDAHLLDTSEMSIEAAFLAAKKLIDHAFAQHKA